One part of the Aurantibacillus circumpalustris genome encodes these proteins:
- a CDS encoding response regulator transcription factor, whose product MNANMSLPKIRIVIADDYLLLRTAWKLLLQSNTAFEVVGLCGDGASTVEFIKNNKVDIVLMEINMPGLSCIEVTQMIGNIAPWIKIIGLSLYNEFHYINKLIKAGAKGFVTKSAGKEELFKAIEDVYNNIPFVSPSISHLLIKNYSAIGTSIETGELTMRELDVIKNIISGRTSKEIGELMCISTKTVESHKYNIFKKLNVNNSVSLTKMVIEQGIIVSEQK is encoded by the coding sequence ATGAATGCAAACATGAGCTTGCCGAAAATTAGAATAGTAATAGCAGATGATTATTTGCTTTTAAGAACGGCCTGGAAACTTTTGCTGCAATCAAATACTGCGTTTGAAGTAGTTGGATTATGTGGTGATGGAGCCTCAACTGTTGAGTTTATTAAGAATAATAAAGTTGATATCGTATTAATGGAAATTAATATGCCGGGTTTAAGCTGTATTGAAGTAACACAAATGATAGGAAATATAGCACCGTGGATTAAAATTATTGGCCTATCCCTGTATAATGAATTTCATTATATCAATAAGTTAATAAAAGCCGGGGCAAAAGGATTTGTTACAAAGTCGGCAGGAAAGGAGGAACTTTTTAAAGCAATTGAAGATGTTTATAACAACATTCCGTTTGTGAGCCCTTCTATTTCGCACTTGTTGATTAAGAATTATTCTGCTATTGGTACTTCCATTGAAACGGGTGAATTGACAATGAGAGAGCTTGATGTAATAAAAAATATTATTTCTGGAAGAACTTCAAAAGAAATTGGAGAACTCATGTGTATAAGTACCAAAACAGTTGAATCTCACAAGTATAATATTTTCAAAAAATTAAACGTAAATAATAGTGTCTCGCTAACTAAAATGGTAATCGAACAAGGTATAATTGTGAGCGAGCAAAAGTAA
- a CDS encoding T9SS type A sorting domain-containing protein has product MKNLSLFFLCLTCFTIKCVNYTWNGSTDNMWTNSANWTPNGVPGSADNVTIAGSTANYPSLSSSLSVNNFIMNSNSTFDISTYLFIPTGTSILTGALITGTSGYLKLNGGSSTIISSTLQSRTRISCSTYTLTNSVFDRYLLLQKAGVGISNSTGNVFNDTLWVESNGTGALRFGVGTHDTYNAIVILKNYSTGDVSMGYNSSGNVFNGSIEVNSSTGGNINFGIGGGTSQLYPGFKIYEGAEGFVRGWLEIRNFTQFGSTLQTLNLLWTGASSGSILGLRIGPGATFNGSVVFSASNIFLNGATYNGVSSTFQKVSGGGSNLSTGGNVFNSAITNIENTTSSLLRMANVNADTYNTTIHFYRGISTTQLEVAYNGLNSFTGDIYIDCGTATSTNVISFGSGSGTVMINGTAPQNIYRLSPTKIPAPVIKYLCINKISGNFILNTAVDIVLNLMLMNGVISASSTNSLLIDVGGTCNLGNNLSYVDGPISLRISSTGPTAMNFPLGKNGAYRPAILNVTHNDVAPVIYDGELIGTSANSLGYSLPPTLNLVSLMRYWQISREAIPNLSAAVVTLFYDSDDGVPDPSFLSVAKTNGAGNSWTDIGGTGSAAVSGSITSGSFITFSKFALGNKIGGLNPLPIELAEFSAKPLGDQVEVNWITASEKNNCYFTIEKTSDGHFFEEVATIKTNGNSFTNKNYSAIDAHPFEGISYYRLKQTDVDGTTKAYKFVSVDMPKKTSLKIFPNPSDGNFEIQFDNYSFEKIEILDELGKKIYQSESYGTANRNCIKIKIADQAKPGIYTVLLKDREKTIARKINIL; this is encoded by the coding sequence ATGAAAAATCTAAGTCTTTTTTTTCTATGCCTAACTTGCTTTACTATTAAGTGTGTAAACTATACATGGAATGGTAGCACGGATAATATGTGGACTAATTCTGCAAATTGGACGCCAAATGGAGTGCCTGGATCGGCCGATAATGTTACAATTGCTGGATCGACTGCCAATTATCCTTCACTAAGTTCGAGTTTAAGTGTAAATAATTTCATAATGAATTCGAACTCTACTTTTGACATTTCAACCTATTTATTTATCCCTACAGGAACATCAATCCTCACAGGAGCTTTAATCACTGGTACTTCCGGTTATCTTAAACTAAACGGAGGATCGTCTACAATAATCAGCAGTACTTTGCAAAGTCGGACCCGTATTAGTTGCAGTACTTACACTCTAACTAATTCGGTGTTTGATAGGTATTTGTTACTTCAAAAGGCCGGAGTGGGTATTAGTAATTCCACAGGTAATGTTTTTAATGATACTCTTTGGGTCGAGAGCAATGGAACAGGAGCATTGCGATTTGGTGTAGGAACACATGATACGTATAATGCAATTGTAATTCTTAAAAATTATTCAACAGGAGATGTCAGCATGGGGTATAATTCCTCAGGAAATGTTTTTAATGGTTCTATTGAAGTGAACTCATCAACTGGAGGAAACATTAATTTTGGAATTGGCGGTGGTACATCTCAATTATATCCGGGTTTTAAGATTTACGAAGGTGCTGAAGGTTTTGTGAGAGGTTGGCTTGAAATTAGAAATTTTACGCAGTTTGGTTCAACTTTACAAACACTTAATCTGTTATGGACTGGGGCATCATCAGGTTCCATACTTGGTCTTAGAATAGGTCCTGGGGCTACATTCAATGGAAGTGTAGTTTTTTCCGCCTCTAATATTTTTTTAAACGGAGCAACGTATAATGGTGTGAGTAGCACTTTTCAAAAGGTATCTGGTGGTGGTTCTAATTTGAGTACAGGGGGTAATGTGTTTAATAGCGCTATAACAAATATTGAAAACACAACTTCATCACTATTACGCATGGCGAATGTAAATGCAGACACGTACAACACAACAATTCATTTTTACAGGGGAATAAGCACTACTCAATTGGAAGTAGCATACAATGGGTTAAATTCATTTACCGGAGACATCTATATTGATTGTGGAACAGCAACATCTACAAACGTAATTTCTTTCGGAAGTGGTTCGGGGACAGTTATGATTAATGGAACAGCACCACAGAACATATACAGACTTTCTCCGACAAAAATTCCTGCACCGGTTATTAAATATCTTTGTATAAATAAAATTTCAGGAAATTTCATTCTAAATACTGCAGTTGATATAGTGTTAAACTTGATGTTGATGAATGGTGTTATTAGTGCAAGCAGCACAAATAGTTTGTTAATTGATGTCGGAGGGACATGCAATTTAGGAAATAATTTGAGTTACGTAGATGGACCAATAAGCCTTAGAATAAGTAGTACTGGCCCGACAGCAATGAATTTCCCTCTTGGAAAAAATGGGGCGTATAGACCAGCAATATTAAATGTTACGCATAATGATGTGGCACCAGTAATTTACGATGGAGAACTAATTGGAACATCAGCCAATTCTCTGGGTTATTCGCTCCCCCCTACATTGAATTTAGTTTCTTTAATGCGATATTGGCAGATTAGCAGAGAGGCGATACCTAATTTATCAGCCGCAGTGGTTACACTTTTTTATGACTCCGACGATGGTGTGCCAGATCCCTCTTTTCTGTCTGTTGCAAAAACAAATGGCGCAGGAAATAGTTGGACTGATATTGGTGGCACGGGTTCAGCGGCTGTATCAGGAAGTATAACGTCGGGCAGTTTTATCACTTTCAGTAAATTCGCGCTTGGAAATAAAATAGGCGGCTTAAATCCACTTCCTATAGAACTTGCTGAGTTTAGTGCTAAACCGCTTGGAGATCAAGTAGAAGTAAACTGGATAACAGCTTCAGAAAAAAACAATTGTTATTTTACTATCGAAAAAACAAGCGATGGACATTTTTTTGAGGAGGTAGCCACCATTAAAACAAACGGAAATAGTTTCACAAATAAAAATTATTCTGCAATAGATGCGCATCCTTTTGAAGGCATTTCATATTACCGTTTAAAACAAACGGATGTTGATGGGACTACAAAAGCTTATAAATTTGTCTCGGTGGATATGCCAAAGAAAACTTCATTAAAAATTTTCCCAAATCCTTCTGATGGCAATTTCGAGATTCAATTTGATAATTATTCGTTTGAAAAAATTGAAATACTCGACGAGTTAGGCAAAAAAATTTATCAATCAGAATCTTATGGTACAGCAAATAGAAATTGTATAAAAATAAAAATTGCCGATCAAGCCAAGCCGGGTATCTATACTGTTTTACTAAAGGATAGAGAGAAGACAATTGCTCGTAAAATCAACATTCTTTGA